From Aerosticca soli, a single genomic window includes:
- a CDS encoding nucleotide sugar dehydrogenase, with amino-acid sequence MLASPPRLGILGLGYVGLPLAAAFGRHFDTVGFDIDPDRIAELARGHDRTREVPDAELAAAGRLRLSASPEDLRDCNVYIVTVPTPIDEAQRPDLTPLLSACRLLGRMLAPGDLVVFESTVYPGTTEEVCVPVLEEASGLVFNRDFFCGYSPERINPGDHARRVTDIVKLTSGSTPETAERVDALYRTIIRAGTFKTSSIRVAEAAKVIENVQRDVNIALVNELALIFQRLGIDTLEVLEAAGTKWNFLPFRPGLVGGHCIGVDPYYLTHKAEVTGYHPELILAARRINSRMGTYVADRVIRLMSERGRAIAGARVLVLGLAFKENCPDLRNTRVVDIVRELAAAGAQVDVYDPWADAAEAERTCHLRLLAEIPAGVYDALIVAVAHREFQAMGAERIRAFGKPGAVLYDVKAVLPSAAVDERL; translated from the coding sequence ATGCTCGCCTCCCCGCCGCGCCTTGGCATCCTCGGACTCGGATATGTCGGCCTGCCGCTGGCCGCGGCGTTCGGCCGGCATTTCGACACCGTGGGCTTCGACATCGATCCCGACCGGATCGCCGAGCTTGCCCGCGGCCACGATCGCACCCGCGAGGTCCCTGACGCGGAGCTTGCCGCCGCCGGGCGTCTCAGGCTCAGCGCCTCGCCAGAGGATCTTCGCGACTGCAACGTCTACATCGTCACCGTGCCGACACCGATCGACGAGGCGCAGCGCCCGGATCTCACGCCGCTGCTTTCGGCCTGCCGCCTGCTCGGACGCATGCTCGCCCCCGGCGACCTCGTGGTGTTCGAGTCCACCGTCTATCCCGGCACCACCGAGGAAGTGTGCGTGCCGGTGCTGGAGGAGGCCTCGGGGCTGGTCTTCAACCGCGATTTCTTCTGCGGCTACAGCCCGGAACGGATCAACCCCGGCGACCACGCGCGGCGGGTGACCGACATCGTCAAGCTCACCTCCGGCTCCACGCCCGAGACGGCCGAACGGGTCGATGCGCTCTACCGCACCATCATCCGCGCCGGCACCTTCAAGACCTCTTCCATCCGCGTCGCCGAGGCGGCCAAGGTGATCGAGAACGTGCAGCGCGACGTCAACATCGCCCTGGTCAACGAGCTGGCGCTGATCTTCCAGCGGCTCGGCATCGACACCCTGGAAGTGCTCGAGGCGGCGGGCACCAAATGGAACTTCCTGCCGTTTCGCCCGGGGCTGGTCGGCGGCCACTGCATCGGCGTCGATCCTTACTACCTCACCCACAAGGCCGAGGTCACCGGTTATCACCCGGAGCTGATCCTCGCCGCGCGCCGCATCAACAGCCGCATGGGCACCTACGTGGCCGACCGCGTGATCCGCTTGATGAGCGAGCGGGGGCGGGCGATCGCCGGCGCGCGCGTGCTGGTGCTCGGGCTCGCCTTCAAGGAGAACTGTCCGGACCTACGCAACACGCGGGTCGTCGACATCGTGCGCGAACTGGCCGCCGCCGGCGCGCAGGTGGACGTCTACGATCCCTGGGCAGATGCGGCGGAAGCGGAGCGGACATGCCACCTGCGACTGCTCGCGGAGATACCCGCGGGCGTCTACGATGCGCTGATCGTCGCGGTCGCACATCGCGAGTTTCAGGCCATGGGGGCCGAGCGTATCCGCGCCTTCGGCAAGCCGGGCGCGGTGCTCTATGACGTCAAGGCCGTGCTGCCCAGCGCGGCCGTGGACGAGCGGCTGTGA
- a CDS encoding aminoglycoside phosphotransferase family protein produces MTFPADRTDPRLAFARRALRDPAAMLEPIAGDASLRSYWRVHADGRHCLVMDAPPDQEDLRPWLTIRERLAAAGLRVPAVYAQDLAAGFLLIEDLGPRLYLDALDETSADALYDDALDALFVMQTRVEHRDLPPFDWPMLVQGLEVMPEWFLRRHLGHTPSCAEWDVLEAAFDVIVRNALEQPRRFVHRDYHSRNLLVVSENNPGIIDFQGARSGSITYDLASLLRDAYVVWPRERVETWAEGYRRRLVAAGVIDAAVDAARFRRWFDLTGLHRHVRVLGQFYRLHYRDGKSGYLQDVPAVYRYVVEVAARYPELADFAALIERHAQGRNLAEAAP; encoded by the coding sequence ATGACCTTCCCTGCCGACCGCACCGATCCCCGTCTGGCCTTCGCCCGCCGCGCCTTGCGCGATCCCGCCGCCATGCTGGAGCCGATCGCCGGCGATGCCAGCCTGCGCAGCTACTGGCGCGTGCACGCTGACGGCAGGCACTGCTTGGTGATGGATGCCCCGCCCGACCAGGAAGACCTGCGCCCCTGGCTCACGATCCGCGAGCGGCTGGCCGCGGCCGGCCTGCGCGTGCCGGCGGTGTATGCCCAAGACCTCGCCGCCGGCTTCCTGCTGATCGAGGATCTCGGCCCCCGGCTTTATCTCGACGCGCTCGATGAAACCAGCGCCGACGCGCTCTACGACGATGCCCTGGACGCCCTGTTCGTCATGCAGACCCGCGTCGAACACCGCGACCTGCCGCCGTTCGATTGGCCAATGCTGGTGCAGGGCCTCGAAGTGATGCCCGAGTGGTTCCTGCGCCGGCACCTGGGCCACACGCCTTCCTGCGCCGAATGGGACGTGCTGGAGGCGGCCTTCGACGTGATCGTGCGCAATGCGCTGGAACAGCCGCGCCGCTTCGTGCACCGCGACTACCACAGCCGCAACCTGCTGGTGGTCAGCGAGAACAATCCCGGCATCATCGACTTCCAGGGCGCACGCTCCGGGTCGATCACCTACGACCTCGCCTCGCTGCTGCGTGATGCCTATGTCGTCTGGCCACGCGAGCGCGTGGAAACATGGGCGGAGGGCTATCGGCGGCGCCTCGTCGCGGCCGGCGTCATCGACGCCGCGGTGGACGCGGCGCGCTTCCGGCGCTGGTTCGATCTGACCGGCCTGCATCGCCACGTGCGCGTGCTCGGCCAGTTCTATCGGCTGCATTACCGCGACGGCAAATCCGGCTATCTGCAGGATGTGCCGGCGGTCTATCGCTATGTCGTCGAAGTGGCCGCGCGCTATCCGGAGCTGGCCGATTTCGCCGCGCTGATCGAACGCCACGCCCAAGGCCGCAACCTCGCCGAGGCCGCGCCATGA
- the murU gene encoding N-acetylmuramate alpha-1-phosphate uridylyltransferase MurU, with the protein MRHALIFAAGRGERMRPLTERTPKPFLPVGGKPLIVWHLEKLAAADVRYIVINTSHLAEQFAETLGDGARWGLRIRYAYEGPEPLETGGGMRNALALLGDAPFIAVSADIWSDVDYAVLPAEPVGLAHLLMVPNPPWYAEGDFVLDADGRLHADGPGERLTFANIGVYRPAFIRDHAPGCFKLRPLFEQAMREGKVTGARHLGRWHNVGTPAQLTELDARLRADLR; encoded by the coding sequence ATGAGACACGCGCTGATCTTCGCCGCCGGCCGCGGCGAGCGCATGCGCCCGCTCACCGAGCGCACGCCCAAGCCGTTCCTGCCGGTGGGCGGCAAACCGCTGATCGTCTGGCACCTGGAAAAACTCGCCGCCGCCGACGTGCGCTACATCGTGATCAACACCTCGCACCTGGCCGAGCAGTTCGCGGAAACGCTCGGCGATGGCGCGCGCTGGGGCCTGCGCATCCGCTACGCCTACGAAGGCCCGGAGCCGCTGGAAACCGGCGGCGGCATGCGCAACGCGCTCGCCCTGCTCGGCGACGCGCCCTTCATCGCGGTCAGCGCCGACATCTGGAGCGACGTCGACTACGCCGTGCTGCCCGCCGAGCCGGTCGGTCTCGCGCATCTGCTGATGGTGCCCAACCCGCCCTGGTATGCCGAAGGCGACTTCGTGCTCGACGCCGACGGCCGCCTGCACGCGGATGGACCCGGCGAGCGGCTGACCTTCGCCAACATCGGCGTCTATCGGCCGGCATTCATCCGCGACCACGCCCCCGGATGCTTCAAGCTGCGTCCGCTCTTCGAACAGGCGATGCGCGAGGGTAAGGTCACTGGCGCCCGTCACCTCGGGCGCTGGCACAACGTGGGCACGCCCGCGCAGCTTACCGAACTGGATGCCAGGCTGCGAGCCGACCTCCGCTGA
- the motB gene encoding flagellar motor protein MotB, translating into MSEEAPETPIVIRKVRRGGHGHHGGAWKVAYADFVTAMMAFFLVMWLVGAGTREQRAAISEYFKNPSLTRGTATVAPPGRMGPGGASNSLIKLGGAMDLPRGPGKDKQGASAASAERKVSEKDARQLERARLDELMQQLQAAIQSSQALAPFKDQLLIDITPEGLRIQIVDKLNRPMFDSGQAQLKPYTQAILRELAAFINRVPNRIAISGHTDDAPYNDAHYSNWELSADRANAARRALLEGGLAEDKVARVVGLAASVPFDKTHPGDPINRRISIIVMTQQAEAASWAQETGGEDAGDKASPPANGAPSPPLMPTVTGAALQAPAAVNR; encoded by the coding sequence ATGAGCGAGGAGGCCCCGGAGACGCCGATCGTCATCCGCAAGGTCCGCCGTGGCGGCCATGGCCATCACGGCGGCGCCTGGAAGGTCGCCTATGCCGACTTCGTCACCGCGATGATGGCGTTCTTCCTGGTGATGTGGCTGGTCGGCGCCGGCACGCGCGAGCAGCGCGCGGCGATCTCGGAATATTTCAAGAACCCCAGCCTGACCCGGGGCACCGCGACCGTGGCGCCGCCCGGGCGCATGGGACCGGGTGGCGCCAGCAACAGCCTCATCAAGCTCGGCGGCGCGATGGATCTGCCGCGCGGGCCCGGCAAGGACAAGCAGGGCGCCAGTGCGGCCAGCGCGGAGCGCAAGGTCAGCGAGAAGGATGCCCGCCAGCTCGAGCGCGCGCGGCTGGACGAACTGATGCAGCAGTTGCAGGCGGCGATCCAGAGCAGCCAGGCGCTGGCGCCGTTCAAGGACCAGCTGCTGATCGACATCACGCCGGAAGGGCTGCGCATCCAGATCGTCGACAAACTCAACCGGCCGATGTTCGATTCCGGCCAGGCGCAGCTCAAGCCCTATACGCAGGCCATCCTGCGCGAGCTGGCCGCCTTCATCAACCGCGTGCCCAACCGCATCGCCATCTCCGGGCACACCGACGATGCGCCCTACAACGATGCCCACTACAGCAACTGGGAGCTTTCGGCCGACCGCGCCAACGCGGCGCGCCGGGCCTTGCTGGAAGGCGGCCTTGCCGAGGACAAGGTGGCGCGGGTGGTCGGTCTGGCCGCCTCGGTGCCTTTCGACAAGACGCATCCCGGCGATCCGATCAACCGGCGCATCAGCATCATCGTGATGACCCAGCAGGCCGAGGCGGCCAGCTGGGCGCAGGAGACCGGCGGCGAGGATGCCGGCGACAAGGCCTCGCCGCCGGCCAACGGCGCGCCGTCCCCGCCGCTCATGCCGACGGTCACCGGTGCCGCGCTGCAGGCGCCGGCCGCGGTGAATCGTTGA
- the motA gene encoding flagellar motor stator protein MotA has protein sequence MLVIVGSLVVLACVLGGFVLSHGQLLALWQPYELLIIAGGAFGAFLTANPPKVVKAAMHDALALLKGPRYRRQDYVDLLSMLYDIFGVIRKEGVLGLEAHIEDPQSSSIFSAYPRLVREHHLIEFTTDCLRLIVGGNMNPFELEQLLDLELENHHREAEAPAAAVMKMADALPGFGIVAAVMGIVTTMSQLGEDTSRIGMHVAGALVGTFLGILLCYGFIGPLASAMEARVQEDGKAFECVKVALMASLRGYNPKVAVEFARKALSARERPSFQDLEDHLKGEARAGAAA, from the coding sequence ATGCTGGTCATCGTGGGTTCTCTGGTCGTCCTGGCCTGCGTGCTGGGCGGCTTCGTGCTGTCGCACGGCCAGCTGCTCGCGCTGTGGCAGCCCTACGAGCTGCTGATCATCGCCGGCGGCGCGTTTGGCGCCTTCCTCACCGCCAATCCGCCCAAGGTGGTCAAGGCCGCGATGCACGATGCGCTGGCCCTGCTCAAGGGGCCGCGCTATCGACGCCAGGACTACGTGGATCTCTTGTCGATGCTCTACGACATCTTCGGCGTGATCCGCAAGGAAGGCGTGCTCGGGCTCGAGGCGCATATCGAGGATCCGCAGTCCAGCTCGATCTTCAGCGCCTACCCCCGGCTGGTGCGCGAACACCACCTGATCGAGTTCACCACCGACTGCCTGCGCCTGATCGTCGGCGGCAACATGAATCCGTTCGAGCTCGAGCAACTGCTCGACCTGGAACTGGAAAACCACCATCGCGAAGCCGAGGCGCCGGCGGCGGCCGTGATGAAGATGGCCGATGCCTTGCCCGGCTTCGGCATCGTGGCGGCGGTCATGGGCATCGTCACCACCATGTCGCAGCTGGGGGAGGACACCAGCCGGATCGGCATGCACGTGGCCGGGGCGCTGGTGGGCACCTTCCTCGGCATCCTGCTCTGCTACGGCTTCATCGGCCCGCTGGCGTCGGCCATGGAGGCGCGGGTGCAGGAGGACGGCAAGGCCTTCGAGTGCGTGAAGGTGGCGCTCATGGCCAGCCTGCGCGGCTACAACCCGAAGGTGGCGGTCGAGTTCGCACGCAAGGCACTGTCCGCGCGTGAACGGCCGAGCTTCCAGGATCTGGAGGACCATCTCAAGGGCGAGGCCCGCGCCGGGGCGGCGGCATGA
- the secF gene encoding protein translocase subunit SecF: protein MEIFNHNANVNFLGMRRISIGIAALLMLASVVLLFTRGLNYGLDFTGGVAVEAAFEQPVDIGQVRQALAAHGMENAVVQSLGGSREVSIRLQPTAAMKDEKGRVNLDKVATEVTTALKSTRPDVTLKSRSSVSPQVGEELRSDGIVAAIFVIIGIGVYLWIRFERRFAIAALVTEVHDVLITLGVIALMRREFDLTVLASVLAVIGYSINDKVVVFDRIRELFRLARKAEPEEILNRSINSTLSRTIITSLFTGITMAALYFIGGPVVHGFAVTMLIGIVVGTLSSIFVASPILLWLGVSKQDLMPKTRENPELARRP, encoded by the coding sequence ATGGAAATCTTCAATCACAACGCCAACGTCAACTTCCTCGGCATGCGGCGCATCAGCATCGGCATCGCCGCCTTGCTGATGCTGGCCTCGGTCGTGCTGCTGTTCACCCGCGGCCTCAACTACGGGCTCGACTTCACTGGCGGCGTGGCGGTCGAGGCGGCCTTCGAGCAGCCGGTGGACATCGGTCAGGTACGCCAGGCGCTGGCCGCGCACGGCATGGAAAACGCGGTGGTGCAGAGCCTGGGCGGCAGCCGCGAGGTATCGATCCGCCTGCAGCCCACCGCGGCGATGAAGGACGAAAAAGGCCGGGTGAATCTCGACAAGGTGGCCACCGAAGTCACCACCGCGCTCAAGTCGACGCGTCCGGACGTCACGCTCAAGAGCCGGTCTTCGGTCAGTCCGCAAGTCGGCGAGGAACTGCGCAGCGACGGCATCGTCGCCGCGATCTTCGTCATCATCGGCATCGGCGTGTATCTATGGATCCGCTTCGAGCGGCGCTTCGCCATCGCCGCGCTGGTGACCGAGGTGCACGACGTGCTGATCACGCTGGGCGTGATCGCGCTGATGCGGCGCGAGTTCGACCTCACCGTGCTGGCTTCGGTGCTGGCGGTGATCGGTTATTCGATCAACGACAAGGTGGTGGTGTTCGACCGCATCCGCGAACTGTTTCGCCTGGCGCGCAAGGCCGAGCCGGAGGAGATCCTGAACCGCTCGATCAACAGCACGCTCTCGCGCACCATCATCACCTCGCTGTTCACCGGCATCACCATGGCCGCGCTGTACTTCATCGGCGGCCCGGTGGTGCATGGCTTCGCGGTCACCATGCTGATCGGCATCGTGGTCGGCACGCTGTCCTCGATCTTCGTGGCCAGCCCGATCCTGCTCTGGCTCGGCGTCTCCAAGCAGGATCTGATGCCGAAGACGCGGGAAAACCCCGAGCTCGCGCGGCGGCCCTGA
- the secD gene encoding protein translocase subunit SecD produces the protein MSDFPRWKYVLVAVVLLLGIVYALPNAFPPAPSVQVAASHGASVDATLRQKVTDALAKQGIAWRTLALEGEHLVVSFDNADVQARAADVIKAAVGDDYTVALNLTSTAPRWLSAIGARAMPLGLDLQGGVNFLMEVDQEAVIEKRRDGYADGIRDLLRQKNIRYDAVTPATTPGQATISVVLRSAADRAAAAEAIAAEYPDLTVSEGPSTADRFVLNVAIRPEKLRALMQDAVSQNLATLRNRINALGVSEPIIQKQGDNQIVVQLAGVQDPAEAKKTIGAQATLEYHPGVVDPTGALAMQAARTGIVPPDQRLLTMRGSHRPVLVGKRVIVTGDELEDAASGVDPTTGQPKVDVTLNASGAKKMLDYTSANVGKPMAVVYVERVVDTKVVDGKEVRVPRVTEEVISNATVQGVFGKRFQTTGLGSPKEASELALLLKSGSLAAPMDIVSEQVIGPSLGQDNIRKGFRAVMIGLGLVLVAAAVYYKLFGLVADIALFFNLVLLLAVMSLIGVTLTMPGIAGIVLTLGMAIDANVLICERIREELRNGSTPHAAIRAGYDKAWATILDANVTHLIAALALTTMGSGPIKGFGVTLLIGILTSMFTSVTVTHAITALIHGNRKLKTLSV, from the coding sequence ATGAGTGACTTTCCACGCTGGAAATACGTGCTGGTCGCGGTCGTGCTGCTGCTCGGCATCGTCTACGCGTTGCCCAATGCGTTCCCGCCCGCGCCTTCCGTCCAGGTTGCCGCCAGCCACGGCGCCTCCGTGGACGCCACGTTGCGGCAGAAGGTCACCGACGCCCTGGCCAAACAGGGCATCGCCTGGCGCACTCTGGCGCTGGAGGGCGAGCACCTGGTCGTGTCGTTCGACAACGCCGACGTGCAGGCGCGCGCGGCCGACGTCATCAAGGCTGCCGTGGGGGACGACTACACGGTGGCGCTCAATCTGACTTCCACCGCGCCGCGCTGGCTGTCGGCGATCGGCGCGCGGGCGATGCCGCTCGGCCTGGATCTGCAGGGCGGCGTCAACTTCCTGATGGAGGTCGACCAGGAGGCGGTGATCGAGAAGCGCCGCGACGGTTATGCCGACGGCATCCGCGACCTCCTGCGGCAGAAGAACATCCGTTACGACGCGGTCACTCCCGCGACGACGCCCGGGCAGGCGACGATCAGCGTGGTGTTGCGCTCGGCCGCCGACCGTGCCGCCGCCGCGGAAGCCATCGCCGCCGAGTATCCCGACCTCACCGTCAGCGAGGGGCCGAGCACGGCCGATCGCTTCGTGCTCAACGTGGCGATCCGTCCGGAGAAGCTGCGCGCACTGATGCAGGACGCGGTCAGCCAGAACCTGGCCACCCTGCGCAACCGCATCAATGCGCTCGGCGTGTCCGAGCCGATCATCCAGAAGCAGGGCGACAACCAGATCGTGGTGCAACTCGCCGGCGTGCAGGACCCGGCCGAGGCGAAGAAGACCATCGGCGCGCAGGCCACGCTGGAATACCACCCGGGCGTCGTGGATCCGACCGGCGCGCTGGCGATGCAGGCCGCGCGCACCGGCATCGTGCCGCCGGATCAGCGGCTGCTCACCATGCGCGGCTCGCACCGGCCGGTGCTGGTGGGCAAGCGCGTGATCGTCACCGGCGATGAGCTCGAGGATGCCGCCTCCGGCGTCGATCCGACCACCGGTCAGCCAAAGGTGGACGTCACCCTGAACGCGAGCGGTGCGAAAAAGATGCTCGACTACACCAGCGCCAACGTCGGCAAGCCGATGGCGGTGGTCTATGTCGAGCGCGTGGTCGACACCAAGGTGGTCGACGGCAAGGAAGTGCGCGTGCCGCGCGTCACCGAGGAGGTGATCAGCAACGCCACCGTGCAGGGCGTGTTCGGCAAGCGCTTCCAGACCACCGGCCTGGGCAGCCCCAAGGAAGCCTCCGAACTCGCGCTCCTGCTCAAGAGCGGCTCGCTGGCGGCGCCGATGGACATCGTCTCCGAACAGGTGATCGGCCCGAGCCTGGGTCAGGACAACATCCGCAAGGGTTTCCGCGCGGTGATGATCGGCCTCGGCCTGGTGCTGGTCGCGGCGGCGGTGTACTACAAGCTGTTCGGACTGGTAGCTGACATCGCGCTGTTCTTCAACCTGGTGCTGCTGCTGGCGGTGATGTCGCTGATCGGCGTGACGCTGACCATGCCGGGCATCGCCGGCATCGTGCTCACCCTGGGCATGGCGATCGACGCCAACGTGCTGATCTGCGAGCGCATCCGCGAGGAGCTGCGCAACGGCTCGACGCCGCACGCGGCGATCCGCGCCGGCTACGACAAGGCCTGGGCGACGATCCTGGATGCCAACGTCACCCACCTCATCGCCGCGCTGGCGCTCACCACCATGGGTTCGGGACCGATCAAGGGTTTCGGCGTCACGCTGCTGATCGGCATCCTCACCTCGATGTTCACCTCGGTCACCGTGACCCACGCGATCACCGCGCTGATCCACGGCAACCGCAAGTTGAAGACGCTGTCGGTGTAA
- the yajC gene encoding preprotein translocase subunit YajC codes for MNLAMPLILAQAAPAAAPGNPLMTFLPLIVLFGLMYFMMIRPQMKRQKEHRAMLSALSKGDEVVTTGGIAGRVEEVGESFVTVEIAPNVKVKLQKSAVSQVLPKGSLKSA; via the coding sequence ATGAACCTTGCCATGCCCCTGATCCTGGCCCAGGCCGCGCCCGCCGCCGCGCCCGGCAATCCGCTGATGACCTTCCTGCCGCTGATCGTGCTGTTCGGTCTCATGTATTTCATGATGATCCGCCCGCAGATGAAGCGGCAGAAGGAACACCGCGCCATGCTCTCGGCGCTGTCCAAGGGCGACGAGGTGGTGACCACGGGCGGCATCGCCGGCCGCGTCGAGGAGGTCGGCGAGAGCTTCGTCACCGTCGAGATCGCGCCCAACGTCAAGGTCAAGCTGCAAAAGAGCGCGGTGTCGCAGGTGCTGCCCAAGGGCAGCCTCAAGTCCGCCTGA
- a CDS encoding 5-(carboxyamino)imidazole ribonucleotide synthase, which produces MSAHRQPVLGILGGGQLARMLALAAAPLGVRTRVVDSAADACAGQVAALTVADWTDKDALARFAEAVDVVTFDFENVPAETAQWLADRVAVFPNPQALAVAQDRLAEKTLFRDCGLATPAYAAVDTRRGLDFALEVIGTPAILKTRRLGYDGKGQFRLRTAADADAAWAVLGAAAAQHGLILEAFVPFDGELSVLAVRGRDGDLRTWPLTRNWHHQGVLSLSLAPARADDALKAQAGALARTLAERLDYVGVFALELFLKDGQLLGNEMAPRVHNSGHWTIEGALTSQFENHVRSVLGLPLGDTAARGPALMFNWIGALPDPAPVLRTSDAHWHDYGKAPREGRKVGHATVCAADAATLAARVDALAGALGRQAQAAPALAELARW; this is translated from the coding sequence ATGAGCGCGCACCGGCAGCCGGTCCTCGGCATCCTCGGCGGCGGCCAGCTCGCCCGCATGCTGGCCCTGGCTGCCGCGCCGCTCGGGGTCAGGACGCGGGTGGTGGATAGCGCCGCCGATGCCTGCGCCGGCCAGGTGGCGGCGCTCACCGTGGCCGATTGGACCGACAAGGACGCGCTGGCACGCTTCGCCGAGGCGGTGGACGTGGTCACCTTCGACTTCGAGAACGTGCCCGCGGAAACCGCGCAATGGCTCGCCGACCGGGTGGCGGTGTTTCCCAATCCCCAGGCGCTGGCGGTGGCGCAGGACCGGCTGGCCGAAAAAACGCTGTTCCGCGACTGCGGGCTGGCCACCCCGGCCTATGCGGCGGTGGACACCCGCCGGGGCCTGGACTTCGCGCTGGAAGTGATCGGCACGCCGGCGATCCTGAAGACCCGGCGCCTGGGCTACGACGGCAAGGGCCAGTTCCGCCTGCGCACGGCCGCCGACGCCGATGCCGCCTGGGCGGTGCTCGGCGCAGCCGCCGCGCAGCACGGCTTGATCCTCGAGGCCTTCGTGCCGTTCGACGGCGAGCTCTCGGTGCTGGCCGTGCGCGGGCGCGACGGCGACCTGCGTACCTGGCCACTGACCCGCAACTGGCATCACCAGGGCGTCCTCAGCCTGAGCCTGGCGCCGGCGCGGGCAGATGACGCGCTGAAGGCGCAGGCCGGCGCGCTCGCGCGCACCCTCGCCGAACGCCTGGATTACGTCGGCGTGTTCGCGTTGGAACTGTTCCTCAAGGACGGGCAGTTGCTCGGCAACGAGATGGCCCCGCGCGTGCACAACTCCGGGCACTGGACGATCGAGGGCGCGCTGACCAGCCAATTCGAGAACCACGTGCGCAGCGTGCTCGGCCTGCCGCTCGGCGACACTGCCGCGCGCGGGCCGGCGCTGATGTTCAACTGGATCGGCGCGTTACCCGATCCCGCTCCCGTGCTGCGCACCAGCGATGCGCACTGGCACGACTACGGCAAGGCCCCGCGCGAGGGGCGCAAGGTCGGGCATGCCACCGTCTGCGCGGCCGATGCCGCCACCCTGGCCGCGCGGGTGGACGCGCTGGCCGGCGCGCTCGGACGCCAGGCACAGGCGGCGCCGGCGCTGGCCGAGCTCGCCCGCTGGTGA
- the purE gene encoding 5-(carboxyamino)imidazole ribonucleotide mutase, protein MTAAANARVGVVMGSRSDWETMQHAAATLEELSVPHEVRVVSAHRTPDLLFDYAEAAVARGIEVIVAGAGGAAHLPGMLAAKTRLPVFGVPIQSKALNGMDSLLSIVQMPAGIPVGTLAIGRAGAVNAALLAAAVLALHDPALAVALDAFRARQCEAVLAHPDPRA, encoded by the coding sequence ATGACGGCAGCAGCCAATGCACGGGTCGGCGTGGTGATGGGATCGCGCTCGGACTGGGAAACCATGCAACACGCCGCCGCCACGCTCGAGGAACTGTCCGTGCCCCACGAGGTGCGGGTGGTTTCGGCCCATCGCACACCCGATCTCCTGTTCGACTACGCCGAGGCGGCGGTGGCGCGCGGCATCGAGGTGATCGTCGCCGGTGCCGGCGGCGCCGCCCACCTGCCGGGCATGCTGGCGGCCAAGACCCGGTTGCCGGTGTTCGGCGTGCCGATCCAGTCCAAGGCGCTCAACGGCATGGATTCGCTGCTTTCGATCGTGCAGATGCCGGCCGGCATTCCGGTCGGCACGCTGGCGATCGGCCGCGCCGGCGCGGTGAACGCCGCGCTGCTGGCCGCGGCGGTGCTGGCCCTGCACGACCCTGCGCTGGCCGTCGCGCTGGACGCCTTCCGCGCCCGTCAATGCGAGGCCGTGCTCGCCCATCCGGATCCGCGCGCATGA
- a CDS encoding Trm112 family protein, whose protein sequence is MDKRLLDILCCPVSKTPLRLLGRQELDALNAAIARGEVLTVAGSRVENALAEGLITVDGKVIYRVEDGIPVLLPEEGIGTVQFQDFPRVA, encoded by the coding sequence ATGGACAAGCGCCTGCTCGACATCCTGTGCTGCCCCGTGAGCAAGACGCCGCTGCGTCTGCTCGGCCGACAGGAGCTGGATGCGCTCAATGCGGCGATCGCCCGCGGCGAGGTCCTGACCGTGGCTGGCAGCCGCGTCGAAAACGCCCTCGCCGAGGGCCTGATCACGGTCGATGGCAAGGTGATCTACCGCGTCGAGGACGGCATCCCGGTCCTCCTGCCCGAGGAGGGCATCGGCACGGTGCAGTTCCAGGATTTCCCGCGCGTGGCCTGA